The following proteins come from a genomic window of Opitutales bacterium:
- the lpdA gene encoding dihydrolipoyl dehydrogenase, translated as MNTFDYVVIGSGPGGYVSAIRAAQLGFKTALIEKSEHLGGTCLNVGCIPSKALLHSTEILHAAQHSAADNGFEFSDVKVNINKLMEKKSKVVDQLRGGVAALTSKRGIEIIKGTGKLSGEGKIEVTQGKDKQTIGAKHIIIATGSSTVELPFLPFDGKTVVGSDEAIAFDEVPEELIVVGAGAIGLELGSVWSRLGSKVTVIEFLNKVAPTYDDDISKLAQRIFKKQGLQFELGTRCTGVRMPDKDGKAILLAEKGDKKLQFEADKILVAVGRKPFTEGLGLDSVGIQVDEKGRIPVDDHFKTTAPGVYAIGDVIPGPMLAHKAEEEAVAIAEMLAGKAGHVNYDVIPNVVYTEPEIASVGISQQQAKEQGIAVNVGKFNLAGNGRAIATDATDGLVKIIADKETDKLLGIQVIAKGASEIIASAVAHMEYGGSAEDIARTVHAHPTITESVKEAAMAVSKSAIHAL; from the coding sequence ATGAATACTTTCGACTACGTCGTCATCGGCTCCGGACCTGGGGGCTATGTTTCTGCCATTCGAGCGGCTCAGCTTGGATTTAAGACTGCTCTCATCGAGAAGTCGGAACACTTAGGGGGCACTTGTCTGAACGTGGGCTGCATACCGAGCAAAGCCCTTCTCCATTCAACGGAGATTTTGCACGCTGCCCAGCATTCTGCCGCGGACAACGGATTCGAGTTCTCTGACGTGAAAGTAAACATCAACAAATTGATGGAGAAGAAATCGAAGGTCGTCGACCAGTTGCGTGGGGGTGTTGCTGCTCTCACCAGCAAACGAGGGATCGAGATTATCAAGGGAACGGGAAAACTCTCTGGAGAAGGAAAAATCGAGGTCACTCAAGGCAAGGATAAGCAGACTATCGGTGCCAAACACATCATTATAGCCACGGGCTCATCTACTGTTGAACTGCCATTCCTACCTTTCGATGGTAAGACAGTTGTCGGCAGTGACGAGGCAATCGCATTTGATGAGGTGCCCGAAGAACTGATCGTCGTGGGTGCTGGCGCCATCGGACTCGAACTGGGGTCAGTGTGGTCGCGCTTGGGCTCAAAAGTGACGGTCATCGAGTTCCTCAACAAAGTCGCTCCAACCTACGACGATGATATCTCTAAACTGGCGCAACGCATTTTCAAAAAGCAAGGCCTCCAGTTTGAGCTCGGCACGCGATGCACCGGTGTGCGTATGCCTGACAAAGACGGAAAGGCCATCCTTCTCGCCGAGAAGGGAGATAAGAAGCTACAGTTTGAAGCAGATAAAATCCTCGTAGCCGTAGGCCGCAAGCCGTTCACCGAAGGCCTGGGTCTCGACTCTGTCGGCATTCAAGTCGATGAAAAAGGCCGCATTCCAGTCGATGACCACTTCAAAACCACCGCCCCCGGCGTCTATGCGATCGGAGATGTCATCCCGGGCCCAATGCTCGCTCACAAAGCTGAAGAAGAAGCTGTTGCCATCGCTGAAATGTTAGCGGGCAAGGCCGGGCATGTGAACTACGATGTCATCCCAAATGTGGTTTACACAGAGCCAGAAATTGCATCCGTAGGCATTTCCCAACAACAAGCCAAAGAACAAGGTATCGCTGTAAACGTGGGGAAATTTAATCTAGCAGGCAATGGGCGAGCCATAGCTACAGACGCTACAGACGGCCTCGTCAAAATCATCGCTGACAAAGAGACTGATAAGCTCCTGGGAATCCAAGTAATCGCCAAGGGTGCGTCTGAGATCATCGCGTCTGCAGTGGCACACATGGAATATGGAGGGAGCGCAGAAGACATTGCCCGCACCGTCCATGCTCATCCGACAATCACTGAATCAGTCAAGGAAGCTGCCATGGCTGTCAGCAAATCAGCCATACATGCCCTTTAA
- the odhB gene encoding 2-oxoglutarate dehydrogenase complex dihydrolipoyllysine-residue succinyltransferase, with the protein MATEVKIPAMGESITTGIIATWQVQDGDSVEAGQILFELETDKVTSEATAEVSGVISLKAEEGDEVEIGQVVAEIDESAADTPKKTAPTEEAAPAEASSAAEAAPSGDKPISPAVRRIASETGIDPSTVPGTGKDGRVTKGDMLAAEKAPTFAPAPVPTPAALATPPASQAAPTGERVTRKKMTALRRKIAERLVSSQQTAAILSTFNEVDMSAVMKFRKTHQEAFVAKHGIKLGFMSFFVKAVVNALKEIPNINAQIEGDEMVMNHYYDIGVAIGTDRGLVVPVVRDCDALSFAGIENAIKDYAKKGQAGKITIDDMQGGVFTISNGGTYGSLLSTPIINPPQSGILGMHSIQQRPVAVNGQVEIRPMMYLALSYDHRIVDGKEAVTFLVKIKEAIEDPTRLLFDL; encoded by the coding sequence ATGGCTACCGAAGTAAAAATCCCTGCAATGGGGGAATCCATCACGACCGGCATCATTGCCACCTGGCAAGTCCAGGATGGCGATAGCGTCGAAGCCGGCCAAATTCTTTTCGAACTGGAGACCGACAAGGTCACCTCTGAGGCTACAGCCGAGGTATCTGGAGTGATCTCCTTGAAGGCCGAAGAAGGCGACGAAGTGGAGATTGGCCAAGTCGTGGCTGAGATCGATGAGAGCGCCGCCGACACGCCTAAGAAAACAGCTCCAACAGAAGAAGCCGCACCCGCGGAGGCATCATCTGCTGCCGAGGCTGCTCCATCAGGAGATAAACCCATTAGCCCGGCGGTTCGACGCATCGCGAGTGAGACCGGAATCGATCCTTCCACCGTTCCTGGAACTGGCAAAGATGGTAGAGTCACTAAGGGAGATATGCTCGCTGCCGAAAAGGCCCCGACTTTCGCACCCGCACCCGTACCCACACCCGCAGCGCTGGCGACACCCCCAGCCTCTCAGGCAGCGCCCACTGGCGAACGTGTGACACGCAAGAAGATGACAGCCCTGCGCCGCAAGATTGCCGAACGCCTGGTGTCCTCACAGCAAACTGCAGCCATCCTCTCGACTTTCAACGAAGTCGATATGAGTGCAGTCATGAAATTTCGCAAAACGCATCAAGAAGCCTTCGTAGCCAAGCACGGCATCAAGCTCGGCTTCATGTCTTTCTTTGTGAAAGCCGTAGTCAACGCCCTCAAAGAAATCCCCAATATCAACGCTCAGATTGAAGGCGACGAAATGGTCATGAACCATTACTACGATATCGGCGTCGCCATTGGTACTGACCGTGGCCTAGTAGTTCCAGTGGTGCGCGACTGCGACGCACTGTCATTTGCAGGTATTGAAAACGCCATCAAGGACTATGCGAAAAAGGGACAAGCTGGCAAAATCACTATCGATGATATGCAGGGCGGCGTATTCACCATTTCCAACGGAGGGACCTATGGCTCGCTGCTTTCCACCCCCATCATCAATCCACCACAGAGTGGCATCCTCGGGATGCATAGTATCCAACAGCGCCCGGTGGCCGTGAACGGTCAAGTTGAGATCCGTCCGATGATGTATTTAGCCCTCTCTTACGATCACCGTATCGTCGATGGCAAAGAAGCCGTCACATTCTTAGTGAAGATTAAGGAGGCCATTGAGGATCCCACACGTCTGTTATTTGACCTGTAA